A DNA window from Amycolatopsis sp. DSM 110486 contains the following coding sequences:
- a CDS encoding TetR/AcrR family transcriptional regulator, with amino-acid sequence MSSPTRRGRARAATEQDIRRTARRLLVEQGPDAVTLRAIARELGITAPALYRYYESRDDLVEKLRLDVIADLAAELAEDVAVLPDDGMAQLFAICKGFRRWALTHTKEFTLVFASPTGGVGTTAGSALHRLDEPFGRIFLAAAGQVLATHDLVMPPNDVVPPELRDDLTAFQSELLAVLGESGRAIAPEKLDLGLTYLMIQFWARLYGHVTLEVFGNYPIPVSKPDILFEAILTDLARDVGLYAG; translated from the coding sequence ATGAGCAGCCCCACGCGAAGGGGCCGCGCGCGAGCGGCTACCGAGCAGGACATCCGCCGGACCGCCCGGAGACTGCTGGTCGAACAGGGTCCGGACGCCGTGACGCTCCGGGCGATCGCCCGGGAGCTGGGCATCACCGCGCCGGCCCTGTACCGCTACTACGAATCGCGCGACGACCTGGTGGAGAAGCTGCGCCTCGACGTGATCGCCGATCTCGCCGCCGAGCTCGCCGAGGACGTCGCCGTGCTCCCCGACGACGGGATGGCGCAGCTGTTCGCCATCTGCAAGGGCTTCCGCCGCTGGGCGCTCACGCACACCAAGGAGTTCACGCTGGTGTTCGCGTCGCCCACGGGCGGCGTCGGCACCACGGCGGGCAGTGCGCTGCACCGCCTCGACGAGCCGTTCGGCCGCATCTTCCTCGCCGCCGCCGGCCAAGTCCTCGCCACGCACGACCTGGTCATGCCGCCGAACGACGTCGTCCCGCCCGAGCTGCGCGACGACCTCACCGCGTTCCAGAGCGAGCTGCTCGCCGTGCTCGGCGAGTCGGGCCGCGCGATCGCGCCCGAGAAGCTGGACCTCGGGCTCACGTACCTGATGATCCAGTTCTGGGCGCGCCTCTACGGCCACGTGACGCTCGAGGTGTTCGGCAATTACCCGATCCCCGTGTCGAAGCCGGACATCCTCTTCGAGGCCATCCTCACCGACCTGGCCCGCGACGTGGGGCTGTACGCCGGTTAG
- a CDS encoding SDR family oxidoreductase: MNPAEGPFADDQKSLTAVGRYGTAEEVADAVAYLAGPASAYITAATLSVDGGHTA, from the coding sequence ATGAACCCGGCCGAGGGCCCGTTCGCCGACGACCAGAAGTCGCTCACCGCGGTCGGGCGCTACGGCACGGCCGAGGAAGTCGCCGACGCCGTCGCCTACCTCGCCGGCCCGGCGAGCGCGTACATCACCGCCGCGACGCTGTCGGTCGACGGCGGCCACACGGCCTAA
- a CDS encoding ABC transporter ATP-binding protein, whose protein sequence is MLHVQGLVKDYDGRRVVEGVSFALQPGTVTAFLGPNGAGKSTTLRMICGLTRPTAGTATIAGRRFAEWPNPGHVAGVLLDAAAVHPGRTGRHHLVNGAKLMRLPSSRADQVLAQVGLSDAANRRIGKYSLGMRQRLGLAHALLADPPVLILDEPINGLDPEGIRSTRQLLRGYAQRGGTVLLSSHVLSEVDQTADRIVMIGHGRVVADGPLASFAGPARTVVRTNDVPKLGTALQRAGLDVRQTGPDALSVAAPTERVSEIAFAAQVRVLGLAEEQQNLEELFFRLTGGPR, encoded by the coding sequence TTGCTGCACGTCCAGGGGCTGGTGAAGGACTACGACGGGCGCCGGGTGGTGGAGGGCGTGTCGTTCGCGTTGCAGCCGGGCACGGTCACCGCGTTCCTGGGCCCGAACGGCGCCGGGAAGTCGACGACGCTGCGCATGATCTGCGGCCTGACCCGCCCCACGGCGGGCACGGCGACGATCGCCGGGCGGCGGTTCGCGGAGTGGCCCAACCCGGGGCACGTCGCGGGCGTACTTCTCGACGCGGCCGCCGTGCATCCCGGGCGCACGGGCCGCCACCACCTCGTGAACGGCGCCAAGCTCATGCGCCTGCCCAGCTCGCGCGCCGACCAGGTGCTCGCGCAGGTCGGGCTCAGCGACGCGGCGAACCGGCGCATCGGCAAGTACAGCCTCGGCATGCGCCAGCGCCTCGGGCTCGCGCACGCGCTGCTCGCCGACCCGCCCGTGCTCATCCTCGACGAGCCCATCAACGGCCTCGACCCCGAAGGAATCCGGTCCACGCGGCAACTCCTGCGCGGCTACGCCCAACGCGGCGGCACGGTGCTGCTGTCGAGCCACGTGCTGTCCGAAGTGGACCAGACGGCCGACCGCATCGTGATGATCGGCCACGGCCGCGTCGTCGCCGACGGGCCGCTCGCGAGCTTCGCCGGCCCCGCGCGGACGGTCGTGCGCACCAACGACGTGCCCAAACTCGGCACCGCCCTGCAGCGCGCGGGCCTCGACGTCCGACAGACCGGCCCCGACGCGCTTTCCGTCGCCGCCCCGACGGAGCGCGTCTCGGAGATCGCGTTCGCCGCACAGGTGCGGGTGCTCGGGCTGGCCGAGGAACAGCAGAACCTGGAAGAGCTCTTCTTCCGCCTCACGGGAGGTCCGCGATGA
- the leuS gene encoding leucine--tRNA ligase, with translation MTESTAPTPTTGDGAPGAENTPPHRYTAELAGQIERRWQDYWSDHGTYHAPNPTGALAVEGEPVPSDKLFVQDMFPYPSGSGLHVGHPLGYIGTDVYARYHRMIGRNVLHTLGYDAFGLPAEQYAVQTGTHPRTTTEANIATMRSQLKRLGLGHDERRSIETIDPDYYKWTQWIFLQIFNSYYDEQAGKARPIEHLEKAYASGERPTPDGRAWSELSDVERRKVIDDHRLVYISEAPVNWAPGLGTVVANEEVTADGRSDRGNFPVFRKNLRQWMMRITAYSDRLVDDLDLLDWPEKVKSMQRNWVGRSQGARVAFAAGASGDEKIEVFTTRPDTLFGATYMVLAPEHPLVDKLTPAEWAGEHPAVWTGGAKTPADAVAEYRLATSRKSDLDRQENKEKTGVFTGAFAVNPVNGKEIPVFIGDYVLMGYGTGAIMAVPAQDQRDYDFAKKFELEIVRTVDPGEGFDGEAFTGEGAAINSANDTVSLDGMGVADAKKTIIAWLEEQGAGEGTVQYKLRDWLFARQRYWGEPFPIVYDETGMPIPLPEDQLPVVLPDVDDYKPKTFDPDDADSEPSPPLSRATEWVEVTLDLGDGPKKYRRDTNVMPQWAGSCWYQLRYVDPDSPDVFCAPENEAYWMGPRPAEHGVDDPGGVDLYVGGVEHAVLHLLYSRFWHKVLFDLGHVSSKEPYRRLFNQGYIEAYAYKDKRGVHVPADEVVERDGKFFLGDEEVTQEYGKMGKSLKNAVTPDEMSDTYGADTFRVYEMSMGPLDMSRPWATKDVVGAHRFLQRLWRLLIDEQSGELRVTADDPSEADRKLLHRTIAGVREDYAEMRFNTAGAKLIELNNHLTKVYGSAAGTPREVAEPLVLLLAPLAPHVAEELWHRMGHVDSLVHGPFPVVDEQYLVEDSVEYPIQVNGKVRARVTVPADAASEAVQAAALADEKVAALVGDKTPRKVIVVPGRLVNIVL, from the coding sequence ATGACAGAGTCCACGGCGCCCACCCCGACCACGGGTGACGGCGCTCCCGGCGCCGAGAACACCCCGCCGCACCGCTACACCGCGGAGCTCGCGGGGCAGATCGAGCGCCGCTGGCAGGACTACTGGTCCGACCACGGCACCTACCACGCGCCGAACCCGACGGGCGCGCTGGCGGTCGAGGGCGAGCCGGTGCCGTCGGACAAGCTGTTCGTGCAGGACATGTTCCCGTACCCGTCCGGCTCGGGCCTGCACGTCGGGCACCCGCTGGGCTACATCGGCACGGACGTCTACGCGCGCTACCACCGCATGATCGGCCGCAACGTGCTGCACACGCTGGGGTACGACGCGTTCGGCCTGCCGGCCGAGCAGTACGCGGTGCAGACCGGCACGCACCCGCGCACGACCACCGAGGCGAACATCGCCACGATGCGCAGCCAGCTGAAGCGCCTGGGCCTGGGCCACGACGAGCGCCGTTCGATCGAGACGATCGACCCGGACTACTACAAGTGGACCCAGTGGATCTTCCTGCAGATCTTCAACTCCTACTACGACGAGCAGGCGGGCAAGGCGCGCCCGATCGAGCACCTGGAGAAGGCGTACGCGTCCGGTGAGCGCCCGACGCCCGACGGGCGTGCGTGGAGCGAGCTGAGCGACGTCGAGCGCCGCAAGGTCATCGACGACCACCGCCTGGTCTACATCTCCGAGGCGCCGGTGAACTGGGCGCCCGGCCTGGGCACGGTCGTCGCCAACGAAGAGGTGACCGCCGACGGGCGCAGCGACCGGGGCAACTTCCCCGTCTTCCGCAAGAACCTGCGCCAGTGGATGATGCGGATCACCGCGTACTCGGACAGGCTGGTCGACGACCTGGACCTGCTGGACTGGCCCGAGAAGGTCAAGTCCATGCAGCGCAACTGGGTCGGGCGTTCGCAGGGTGCGCGGGTGGCGTTCGCCGCCGGCGCTTCCGGGGACGAGAAGATCGAGGTCTTCACCACGCGACCCGACACGCTGTTCGGCGCCACCTACATGGTGCTGGCGCCCGAGCACCCGCTGGTCGACAAGCTGACGCCGGCCGAGTGGGCCGGTGAGCACCCGGCCGTGTGGACGGGTGGCGCGAAGACCCCGGCCGACGCCGTCGCGGAGTACCGCCTGGCGACGTCGCGCAAGTCCGATCTGGACCGTCAGGAGAACAAGGAGAAGACCGGCGTCTTCACCGGCGCGTTCGCGGTGAACCCGGTCAACGGCAAGGAAATCCCGGTTTTCATCGGCGACTATGTGCTGATGGGCTACGGCACCGGCGCGATCATGGCCGTGCCGGCGCAGGACCAGCGCGACTACGACTTCGCCAAGAAGTTCGAGCTGGAGATCGTCCGCACGGTCGACCCGGGCGAGGGCTTCGACGGCGAGGCGTTCACCGGCGAGGGCGCGGCGATCAACTCCGCCAATGACACCGTGTCGCTGGACGGCATGGGTGTCGCCGACGCGAAGAAGACGATCATCGCGTGGCTGGAGGAGCAGGGCGCCGGCGAGGGCACCGTGCAGTACAAGCTGCGCGACTGGCTGTTCGCGCGCCAGCGCTACTGGGGCGAGCCGTTCCCGATCGTCTACGACGAGACCGGGATGCCGATCCCGCTGCCCGAGGACCAGCTGCCCGTGGTGCTGCCGGACGTCGACGACTACAAGCCGAAGACCTTCGACCCGGACGACGCCGACTCCGAGCCGTCGCCGCCGCTGTCGCGTGCGACCGAGTGGGTCGAGGTCACGCTGGACCTGGGCGACGGGCCGAAGAAGTACCGCCGCGACACCAACGTGATGCCGCAGTGGGCGGGTTCGTGCTGGTACCAGCTGCGCTACGTCGACCCGGACAGCCCGGACGTGTTCTGCGCGCCCGAGAACGAGGCCTACTGGATGGGCCCGCGCCCGGCCGAGCACGGCGTGGACGACCCGGGTGGCGTGGACCTGTACGTCGGCGGCGTCGAGCACGCGGTGCTGCACCTGCTGTACTCGCGCTTCTGGCACAAGGTGCTGTTCGACCTGGGCCACGTGTCGTCGAAGGAGCCGTACCGGCGTCTGTTCAACCAGGGCTACATCGAGGCGTACGCCTACAAGGACAAGCGCGGCGTGCACGTGCCGGCCGACGAGGTCGTGGAGCGCGACGGCAAGTTCTTCCTGGGTGACGAGGAGGTCACCCAGGAGTACGGGAAAATGGGCAAGAGCCTGAAGAACGCCGTGACGCCCGACGAGATGTCGGACACCTACGGCGCCGACACCTTCCGCGTGTACGAGATGTCCATGGGCCCGCTGGACATGTCCCGCCCCTGGGCGACCAAGGACGTCGTCGGCGCGCATCGGTTCCTGCAGCGCCTGTGGCGCCTGCTGATCGACGAGCAGTCCGGTGAGCTGCGCGTGACCGCCGACGATCCGTCGGAGGCCGACCGCAAGCTGCTGCACCGCACCATCGCCGGCGTCCGCGAGGACTACGCGGAGATGCGGTTCAACACCGCGGGCGCGAAGCTGATCGAGCTGAACAACCACCTGACGAAGGTGTACGGCTCGGCTGCCGGCACCCCGCGCGAGGTGGCGGAGCCGCTGGTGCTGCTGCTGGCTCCGCTGGCGCCGCACGTCGCCGAGGAGCTGTGGCACCGCATGGGCCACGTCGACTCCCTGGTCCACGGCCCCTTCCCGGTCGTCGACGAGCAGTACCTGGTCGAGGACTCGGTGGAGTACCCGATCCAGGTCAACGGCAAGGTCCGGGCGCGCGTGACGGTGCCGGCGGATGCTGCTTCGGAGGCCGTGCAGGCCGCGGCTCTGGCGGACGAGAAGGTGGCCGCGCTGGTGGGCGACAAGACGCCGCGCAAGGTGATCGTGGTGCCGGGGCGGTTGGTCAACATCGTGCTGTGA
- a CDS encoding esterase-like activity of phytase family protein, whose translation MSSSQRRRVLTAALIGALPLSLLAAPAASAEVLSESHARPVRLIGEQLVPNALQFQGTTVGGLSSIDFDPRTGGYAFICDDRSAINPARFYTAKFSLDAHHLGPVTFTGTKPLLRPDGTPYPPLAQNDPTAPQNEQTIDPEELRVDPWTGGYTWSQEGDRLADSFIQPSIREATRDGRYVRDLPLPADEKMTADAGPRRNYVLEGLAYTGFGALLASEVEAPLLQDGPPPTPTSGALSRVTLQARTGQVLAQYAYPQEKLFATSVPAGAFADTGVSSMLAVNQLDPTKFLMMERSFVTGVGNKVRVYEIDTSGATNVLNVKSLAGAKGVKPVKKKLIADLSDYVSAVDNVEGMTWGPALPNGERSLVFVSDNNFSATQVTQVIALAVPSEQL comes from the coding sequence ATGTCTTCGTCCCAGCGACGCCGCGTGCTCACCGCCGCCTTGATCGGGGCACTGCCCCTTTCCCTGCTCGCCGCTCCGGCCGCGAGCGCTGAGGTTCTTTCGGAGAGTCACGCCCGCCCCGTTCGCCTCATCGGCGAGCAGCTCGTGCCCAACGCCCTCCAGTTCCAGGGCACCACCGTCGGCGGCTTGTCGTCGATCGACTTCGACCCGCGCACCGGCGGTTACGCCTTCATCTGCGACGACCGCTCCGCGATCAACCCCGCCCGCTTCTACACGGCGAAGTTCTCCCTCGACGCCCACCACCTCGGCCCGGTGACGTTCACCGGCACGAAGCCGTTGCTGCGTCCCGACGGCACGCCGTACCCACCGCTCGCGCAGAACGATCCGACGGCGCCGCAGAACGAGCAGACGATCGACCCCGAAGAGCTGCGCGTGGACCCGTGGACCGGCGGGTACACCTGGTCGCAGGAAGGCGACCGGCTGGCGGACTCGTTCATCCAGCCCTCCATCCGTGAGGCGACCCGGGACGGCCGCTACGTGCGTGACCTGCCGCTGCCGGCCGACGAGAAGATGACCGCCGACGCCGGCCCGCGCCGCAACTACGTGCTCGAAGGCCTCGCTTACACCGGCTTCGGCGCGCTGCTGGCCAGCGAGGTCGAGGCGCCGCTGCTGCAGGACGGCCCGCCGCCGACCCCGACGTCCGGCGCGCTTTCGCGGGTCACCCTGCAGGCGCGGACGGGCCAGGTACTCGCGCAGTACGCGTACCCGCAGGAGAAGCTGTTCGCGACCTCGGTGCCGGCCGGCGCGTTCGCCGACACCGGCGTGTCCTCGATGCTCGCGGTGAACCAGCTCGACCCGACGAAGTTCCTCATGATGGAGCGCTCGTTCGTCACCGGTGTGGGTAACAAGGTGCGGGTGTACGAGATCGACACGTCCGGCGCGACCAATGTGCTGAACGTGAAATCGCTCGCCGGCGCGAAGGGCGTGAAGCCGGTGAAGAAGAAGCTGATCGCCGACTTGTCGGACTACGTTTCCGCGGTGGACAACGTCGAGGGCATGACCTGGGGCCCGGCGCTGCCGAACGGTGAGCGCAGCCTGGTCTTCGTGAGCGACAACAACTTCTCCGCGACGCAGGTGACGCAGGTCATCGCTTTGGCAGTCCCGTCGGAACAGCTTTGA
- a CDS encoding SdpI family protein, which translates to MFAIALVPIVLGLVVGWGGFLGFRERLTRESGTGVRTAASLRSDAAFKLANRVASVPTLAGGAVGVIAGLAGLATGTTAGIVAAAFVGVLGMLVLVVGGGVLGARAALTVPAPAPAAPAGCSGCACGSGGCGVFQKADS; encoded by the coding sequence GTGTTCGCTATCGCGCTCGTCCCGATCGTGCTGGGTCTCGTCGTCGGCTGGGGTGGCTTCCTCGGCTTCCGCGAACGGCTGACCCGCGAAAGCGGTACTGGTGTCCGCACGGCGGCTTCGCTGCGCAGTGACGCCGCCTTCAAGCTGGCCAACCGGGTGGCGAGCGTGCCGACGCTCGCGGGCGGCGCCGTCGGCGTGATCGCCGGGCTGGCGGGCCTCGCCACCGGCACCACGGCCGGGATCGTCGCCGCGGCTTTTGTTGGTGTGCTGGGCATGCTGGTGCTGGTCGTGGGTGGCGGAGTGCTCGGCGCCCGCGCCGCGCTGACCGTGCCCGCTCCGGCTCCGGCCGCGCCCGCGGGCTGCAGCGGCTGCGCGTGCGGCTCGGGTGGCTGCGGCGTGTTCCAGAAGGCCGACAGCTAG
- a CDS encoding YqgE/AlgH family protein, giving the protein MGGVPADAEVEPGTLLVAAPTMFDPNFKRTVVFVIDHRDEGTLGVVLNRPSDVPVHDVLPNWGGHVAEPQSVFVGGPVEKKTALCLAALRTGETAASVPGVIAVRGPVALVDLDTDPEALVPKVRGVRVFAGYSGWDSGQLAGEIERDDWVIVPALPSDILASPNRDLWGQVLRRQGVPIALLATHPGDLQRN; this is encoded by the coding sequence ATTGGCGGCGTGCCAGCGGACGCCGAGGTTGAACCGGGAACGCTCCTGGTCGCCGCACCCACGATGTTCGACCCGAACTTCAAGCGGACCGTGGTGTTCGTCATCGATCACCGCGACGAGGGCACGCTCGGCGTGGTCCTGAACCGCCCGAGCGACGTCCCGGTGCACGACGTGCTCCCCAACTGGGGCGGGCACGTGGCGGAGCCGCAGTCGGTGTTCGTCGGCGGTCCCGTGGAGAAGAAAACGGCTCTGTGCCTGGCCGCGCTACGCACGGGCGAGACAGCGGCGAGCGTGCCCGGCGTGATCGCCGTGCGCGGGCCGGTGGCGCTCGTGGACCTCGACACGGACCCGGAAGCGCTCGTGCCGAAGGTGCGTGGCGTACGCGTCTTCGCCGGCTACTCGGGCTGGGACTCCGGGCAGCTGGCGGGCGAGATCGAGCGCGACGACTGGGTCATCGTGCCCGCGCTGCCGAGCGACATCCTGGCCTCGCCCAACCGTGACCTTTGGGGCCAGGTGCTGCGTCGCCAGGGCGTGCCGATCGCGTTGCTGGCCACCCACCCGGGCGACCTGCAGCGGAACTAG
- a CDS encoding class I SAM-dependent methyltransferase, producing MTGAASRLVGAAEKLLGAELPLQIRAWDGSQAGPEGAPVLVVRNRRALRRLLFKPGELGLGRAWVSGDLGLEGDLYTALGAISGLIWERDEAAGGSVLGALRDPEVRGAIGELLKLAGPPLPPPRPPEEVRRPRHRHTRRSDKRAISHHYDVGNDFYELVLGPSMVYSCAYWSESSTLETAQRDKLELVCRKLGVREGQRLLDVGCGWGSMALHAAREHGVHVVGVTLSEEQATYARKRVAEAGLTDRVEIRVQDYRDVSDGPYDAISSIGMAEHVGAESYLEYARDLYALLRPGGKLLNHQIGRRPREDESEYQLDGFIDAYVFPDGELAPVGTTVTQLERAGFEVRDVEALREHYALTLRRWVANLEADWDRATGLAGAGRARVWRMYMAASALAFESNQIGVNQVLAVRTPDEGTSGLPLRPRTWHG from the coding sequence ATGACCGGCGCCGCGTCGCGGCTGGTGGGTGCCGCAGAGAAGCTGCTCGGAGCTGAGCTCCCGCTGCAGATCCGAGCGTGGGACGGCTCCCAGGCCGGTCCGGAAGGCGCGCCCGTGCTCGTGGTGCGCAACCGCCGCGCCCTCCGTCGCCTGCTGTTCAAGCCGGGCGAGCTGGGCCTGGGCCGCGCCTGGGTGTCCGGCGACCTCGGCCTCGAAGGGGACCTCTACACCGCGCTCGGGGCCATTTCGGGGCTGATCTGGGAGCGCGACGAGGCGGCGGGCGGCAGTGTTCTCGGCGCACTGCGGGACCCGGAGGTGCGGGGCGCCATCGGCGAGCTGCTGAAGCTCGCCGGACCGCCCTTGCCGCCCCCGCGGCCGCCCGAGGAGGTGCGCCGGCCCCGCCACCGGCACACCCGGCGCAGCGACAAGCGGGCGATCAGCCACCACTACGACGTGGGCAACGACTTCTACGAGCTCGTCCTCGGGCCGTCGATGGTCTACTCGTGCGCCTACTGGTCCGAAAGCAGCACCCTGGAGACGGCCCAGCGCGACAAGCTCGAGCTCGTCTGCCGGAAACTCGGTGTGCGCGAGGGCCAGCGCCTGCTCGACGTCGGCTGCGGCTGGGGCTCGATGGCGCTGCACGCGGCGCGCGAGCACGGCGTGCACGTCGTCGGCGTGACGCTCTCGGAGGAGCAGGCCACGTACGCCCGCAAGCGCGTGGCGGAGGCGGGGCTGACCGACCGCGTGGAGATCCGCGTGCAGGACTACCGCGACGTCTCCGACGGTCCCTACGACGCGATCTCCTCCATCGGCATGGCCGAGCACGTCGGCGCCGAGAGCTACCTGGAGTACGCCCGCGACCTCTACGCCCTGCTTCGTCCGGGCGGCAAACTGCTCAACCACCAGATCGGCCGCCGGCCGCGCGAGGACGAGTCGGAGTACCAGCTGGACGGGTTCATCGACGCCTACGTCTTCCCCGACGGCGAGCTCGCGCCGGTCGGCACGACCGTGACGCAGCTGGAGCGCGCCGGGTTCGAGGTGCGCGATGTCGAAGCGCTGCGCGAGCACTACGCGCTGACCCTGCGCCGCTGGGTCGCCAATCTGGAAGCCGACTGGGACCGGGCCACGGGGCTCGCCGGAGCCGGTCGCGCCCGCGTCTGGCGGATGTACATGGCGGCTTCGGCGCTCGCGTTCGAGAGCAACCAGATCGGCGTGAACCAGGTCCTGGCGGTGCGGACTCCGGACGAGGGCACATCGGGCCTGCCGCTGCGACCGCGGACGTGGCACGGCTGA
- a CDS encoding MFS transporter codes for MTISATTERIGPRLLVRDREFRRLLYTRFAAQWGDGVYRAGLAGAVLFNPERAADPLAIAEGFAVLLLPYSVVGPFAGALLDRWDRRRVLVFANLLRAVAILASAAAVGTGLGGPGLFSLALLAEGLSRFIGSGLSASLPHVVPAPSVVSANAFATTLGSVLAVVGGGCAILLRVVFGAGNLGSAETTACAALGALVSALIARRFTRGVLGPTVVDEPPNPFLAVARGLADGARHAWRAPSVTAGFIALFAHRAAYGISLLVTVLLMRNYFTDNGVFRAGLPGLGQMAALAGAGILVAGLLTARLIRGFGRLRAILGALLVAAVAQSALGLPMVLPLALLASFLITGAGQVLKLCVDSSIQLDVADEARGRVFALYDTLFNITQVAAVAIGAVFIADNGYSPGLMIAATICYFLGGAGYLVARRRAVPDRPN; via the coding sequence GTGACGATCAGCGCGACAACGGAGCGGATCGGGCCGAGGCTCCTGGTCCGTGATCGCGAGTTCCGCAGGCTGCTCTACACCCGGTTCGCCGCGCAGTGGGGCGACGGCGTGTACCGGGCGGGCCTCGCGGGTGCCGTGCTGTTCAACCCCGAGCGCGCCGCCGACCCGCTGGCCATCGCCGAGGGCTTCGCGGTGCTGCTGCTGCCGTACTCCGTGGTGGGACCGTTCGCGGGCGCGCTGCTCGACCGGTGGGACCGCCGGCGCGTGCTCGTGTTCGCGAACCTGCTGCGGGCAGTCGCCATCCTCGCGTCGGCCGCCGCGGTGGGCACGGGTCTCGGCGGGCCGGGGCTGTTCTCCCTCGCGCTGCTGGCCGAGGGCTTGTCGCGCTTCATCGGCTCGGGTCTTTCGGCTTCCCTGCCGCACGTGGTCCCGGCGCCGAGCGTCGTGTCCGCAAACGCTTTCGCGACCACGCTCGGGTCGGTGCTGGCCGTGGTCGGCGGTGGGTGCGCCATCCTGCTGCGCGTGGTCTTCGGCGCGGGCAACCTCGGCTCGGCCGAGACGACGGCGTGCGCCGCGCTGGGCGCGCTCGTCTCGGCGCTGATCGCCCGGCGGTTCACGCGCGGGGTGCTCGGGCCGACGGTCGTCGACGAGCCACCGAACCCGTTCCTCGCCGTCGCCCGCGGTCTCGCGGACGGCGCCCGCCACGCCTGGCGCGCGCCGAGCGTGACGGCCGGGTTCATCGCGCTGTTCGCCCACCGCGCGGCCTACGGCATCTCGCTGCTGGTCACCGTGCTGCTGATGCGCAACTACTTCACCGACAACGGAGTCTTCCGCGCCGGCCTGCCCGGGCTCGGGCAGATGGCCGCGCTCGCCGGCGCGGGCATCCTCGTGGCCGGGCTGCTCACGGCGCGGCTGATCCGCGGCTTCGGCCGGCTGCGCGCGATCCTCGGCGCGCTGCTGGTGGCCGCCGTCGCCCAGTCGGCGCTCGGGCTGCCGATGGTGCTGCCGCTGGCGTTGCTGGCGTCGTTCCTCATCACCGGCGCGGGTCAGGTGCTCAAGCTGTGCGTCGATTCGTCGATCCAGCTCGACGTCGCCGACGAGGCCCGCGGCCGCGTGTTCGCCCTGTACGACACGCTGTTCAACATCACCCAGGTGGCCGCCGTGGCCATCGGCGCGGTCTTCATCGCGGACAACGGGTACTCGCCGGGACTGATGATCGCGGCCACGATCTGCTACTTCCTCGGCGGCGCCGGTTACCTCGTGGCGCGCCGCCGCGCGGTGCCGGACCGGCCGAACTGA